A region from the Rosa rugosa chromosome 6, drRosRugo1.1, whole genome shotgun sequence genome encodes:
- the LOC133713763 gene encoding probable pre-mRNA-splicing factor ATP-dependent RNA helicase DEAH5: MAAADDGLKKLEYLSLVSKVCSELETHLGFGDKVLAEFITEMGRNCESVDEFDAKLKEHGAEMPDYFVRTLLTIIHAILPPKAKSENDSKKESTAEGSKSKFKALSIADNRDRVKDIQREIELEAKEKRNDREEWGDGREEDRPRGRDGGRGRGRERDTNRDRDRDRDRDRDRDRDRDRDRDRDRDRDRDRDRDRDRDRRERGRDRYDRDERRRDNHYHDYDQGRHTDRSNKHRRDEYEKDGDVREDDDDRRGSRDQRNGLHHSDEPELYKVYKGRVSKVMDTGCFVQFSDFRGKEGLVHVSQIATRRIGNAKDVVKRDQEVYVKVISISGQKLSLSMRDVDQHTGKDLLPLKKNSEDDSLRTNPSISKDDGPVTRTGLSGIRIVEEDVAAPSRRPLKRMSSPEKWEAKQLIASGVLGVKEYPMYDEETDGMLYEEEGAEEELEIELNEDEPAFLQGQTRYSADMSPVKIFKNPEGSLSRAAALQSALIKERREVREQQQRTMLDSIPKDLNRPWEDPMPETGERHLAQELRGVGLSAYDMPEWKKDAFGKTVTFGQRSKLSIQEQRQSLPIYKLKKELVQAVHENQVLVVIGETGSGKTTQVTQYLAEAGYTTMGKIGCTQPRRVAAMSVAKRVAEEFGCRLGEEVGYAIRFEDCTGPDTVIKYMTDGMLLREILLDENLSQYSVVMLDEAHERTIHTDVLFGLLKKLVKRRPDLRLIVTSATLDAEKFSGYFFDCNIFTIPGRTFPVEILYTKQPESDYLDASLITVLQIHLTEPEGDILLFLTGQEEIDFACQSLYERMKGLGKNVPELIILPVYSALPSEMQSRIFDPAPPGKRKVVVATNIAEASLTIDGIFYVIDPGFAKQNVYNPKQGLDSLVITPISQASAKQRAGRAGRTGPGKCYRLYTESAYRNEMSPTSVPEIQRINLGTTTLTMKAMGINDLLSFDFMDPPSPQALISAMEQLYSLGALDEEGLLTKLGRKMAEFPLDPPLSKMLLASVDLGCSDEILTIIAMIQTGNIFYRPREKQAQADQKRAKFFQPEGDHLTLLAVYEAWKAKNFSGPWCFENFVQSRSLRRAQDVRKQLLSIMDKYKLDVVSAGKNFTKIRKAITAGFFFHAARKDPQEGYRTLVENQPVYIHPSSALFQRQPDWVIYHELVMTTKEYMREVTVVDPKWLVELAPRFFTVADPTKMSKRKRQERIEPLYDRYHEPNSWRLSKRRA, from the exons ATGGCTGCAGCTGATGATGGTTTGAAGAAGCTCGAGTACCTTTCCTTGGTTTCCAAGGTCTGTTCAGAGCTGGAAACTCATCTAGGGTTTGGGGACAAAGTTCTAGCCGAGTTCATAACTGAGATGGGACGAAACTGTGAGAGTGTGGATGAATTCGATGCCAAATTGAAGGAACACGGTGCTGAGATGCCTGATTACTTTGTCCGTACACTCCTCACTATCATTCACGCAATTCTTCCTCCTAAGGCAAAGTCCGAGAACGACTCAAAGAAAGAGAGCACTGCTGAAGGTAGTAAAAGCAAGTTCAAGGCTTTGTCTATTGCTGATAACAGGGATAGGGTAAAGGATATCCAGAGAGAAATTGAGTTGGAGGCCAAGGAAAAGCGAAATGACAGAGAAGAATGGGGAGATGGGCGTGAAGAAGATAGGCCCAGAGGTAGAGATGGAGGTAGAGGTAGGGGTAGGGAAAGAGATACAAATAGAGACAGGGACAGAGACAGGGACAGGGACAGGGACAGGGACAGGGACAGGGACAGGGACAGGGACAGGGACAGGGACAGGGACAGGGACAGGGACAGGGATAGGGATAGGGATAGGAGAGAGAGGGGAAGGGATAGGTATGATAGAGATGAAAGGCGGAGAGATAATCATTATCATGATTATGATCAGGGAAGGCATACAGATCGATCCAATAAGCACAGGAGGGATGAGTATGAAAAGGATGGAGATGTtagagaagatgatgatgataggAGAGGAAGTAGGGATCAGCGGAATGGATTGCACCATTCTGATGAGCCTGAATTGTATAAGGTTTATAAGGGTAGGGTCTCAAAAGTGATGGACACAGGTTGCTTTGTTCAGTTCAGCGATTTTAGAGGGAAGGAGGGTTTGGTTCACGTTTCGCAGATTGCTACTCGGCGAATTGGTAATGCTAAAGATGTGGTGAAGAGAGATCAAGAGGTCTATGTTAAGGTGATTTCAATTTCTGGTCAAAAGTTGAGCCTGTCAATGAGGGATGTTGATCAGCATACTGGGAAGGATTTGCTACCTTTGAAGAAGAACTCAGAGGATGATTCTCTTAGGACAAACCCGTCGATATCAAAGGATGATGGGCCTGTGACAAGGACGGGTCTCTCTGGGATTAGGATTGTGGAAGAGGATGTTGCTGCCCCATCTCGCCGGCCATTGAAGAGAATGAGCTCACCGGAGAAGTGGGAAGCCAAACAGTTGATTGCCTCGGGTGTTTTGGGTGTCAAAGAGTATCCAATGTATGATGAAGAAACAGATGGGATGCTTTATGAAGAAGAGGGAGCTGAGGAAGAACTTGAGATTGAGCTTAATGAGGATGAGCCAGCCTTCTTGCAAGGGCAAACCAGGTATTCCGCAGATATGTCACCTGTGAAAATATTTAAGAATCCAGAAGGGTCATTGAGTCGTGCAGCTGCACTTCAATCTGCACTCATTAAGGAGCGTAGAGAAGTGCGTGAGCAGCAGCAAAGAACCATGTTGGATTCAATCCCAAAGGATCTGAATCGTCCTTGGGAAGATCCAATGCCAGAGACTGGTGAGAGGCATCTTGCACAGGAACTTAGAGGTGTTGGTTTGTCGGCCTATGACATGCCTGAGTGGAAGAAGGATGCTTTTGGGAAGACCGTCACTTTTGGGCAGAGGTCAAAGCTTTCAATTCAGGAACAGAGGCAGAGCTTGCCTATCTATAAGCTGAAGAAAGAATTGGTTCAGGCAGTGCATGAAAATCAAGTTCTTGTTGTCATTGGTGAGACTGGTTCAGGCAAGACAACCCAGGTAACGCAGTATCTTGCAGAAGCTGGGTACACGACAATGGGTAAGATTGGGTGTACACAGCCACGTAGGGTGGCTGCGATGTCTGTAGCCAAGAGGGTTGCTGAAGAGTTTGGCTGTCGTCTGGGGGAGGAAGTTGGATATGCTATTCGTTTTGAGGATTGCACTGGACCTGATACTGTAATCAAGTACATGACTGATGGTATGCTTCTTAGGGAGATTCTGCTTGACGAGAACCTTTCTCAGTACTCTGTGGTCATGCTTGATGAAGCTCATGAGAGGACAATCCATACAGATGTTCTTTTTGGATTATTGAAGAAACTTGTGAAGCGGAGACCAGACCTTCGTTTGATTGTCACATCTGCTACCTTGGATGCTGAGAAGTTTTCAGGTTATTTCTTCGACTGTAACATCTTCACTATCCCCGGAAGAACTTTTCCTGTAGAGATACTCTACACCAAGCAGCCAGAAAGTGATTATCTTGATGCATCTTTAATCACTGTTCTACAAATTCACTTAACGGAGCCGGAAGGTGACATCCTTCTCTTTTTGACGGGACAGGAAGAAATTGATTTTGCATGCCAGTCACTATATGAGAGGATGAAGGGTCTTGGTAAAAATGTGCCTGAGTTGATTATCTTACCAGTTTATAGTGCCCTTCCCAGTGAAATGCAGTCGAGGATATTTGATCCAGCCCCACCTGGGAAGAGGAAAGTAGTTGTCGCTACCAATATAGCCGAGGCATCACTGACCATCGATGGGATATTTTATGTAATTGACCCTGGATTTGCAAAGCAAAATGTTTATAACCCAAAGCAGGGGCTAGATTCACTAGTCATAACTCCAATATCACAAGCATCAGCCAAACAACGAGCTGGGCGTGCTGGCCGTACAGGGCCTGGGAAATGTTACCGCCTTTACACTGAGAGTGCATATCGCAATGAGATGTCCCCTACTTCAGTTCCAGAAATTCAGAGGATAAATCTTGGGACGACTACATTAACGATGAAAGCAATGGGGATAAATGATCTCTTGTCTTTTGATTTTATGGATCCTCCTTCACCCCAAGCACTCATTTCTGCTATGGAACAACTATACAGTTTAGGAGCCCTAGATGAAGAGGGTCTTCTGACCAAATTGGGTAGGAAAATGGCCGAGTTTCCTCTGGATCCACCATTATCTAAGATGCTACTGGCCAGTGTGGACCTTGGATGCAGTGATGAGATCCTGACTATCATTGCCATGATTCAGACAGGCAATATATTTTACAGGCCTAGGGAAAAGCAAGCCCAGGCTGATCAGAAGAGAGCCAAGTTTTTCCAGCCAGAGGGAGATCATCTGACTTTACTTGCAGTCTATGAGGCTTGGAAAGCTAAGAACTTTTCGGGGCCTTGGTGTTTTGAGAACTTTGTTCAGTCTCGATCCCTTAGGAGGGCGCAGGATGTCAGAAAACAGCTTCTAAGCATCATGGATAA GTATAAACTGGACGTTGTGAGTGCTGGAAAGAATTTTACAAAGATCAGGAAGGCAATTACTGCAGGCTTTTTCTTCCATGCTGCTAGAAAGGACCCACAGGAGGGGTATAGAACCCTAGTGGAGAACCAGCCAGTTTATATCCATCCAAGCAGTGCTCTCTTTCAGAGACAACCGGATTGGGTCATCTACCATGAGTTGGTTATGACTACAAAGGAGTATATGCGGGAGGTGACAGTCGTTGACCCCAAATGGCTTGTGGAACTAGCACCCAGGTTCTTCACGGTGGCTGATCCTACCAAGATGAGTAAGCGCAAGCGTCAAGAACGTATTGAACCGCTATATGACAGATACCATGAACCAAACTCCTGGCGTCTTAGTAAACGGCGTGCTTGA